TAGACTCTCTATCATTTACGTTACTCCCGCTTTTAACCCAATTATCCTTTAAAAAAGAAATCGAGAGTCGTTTGAAAACGGAAGTCTGAAAGCAGCTTTGCCTGTTGTATCCATTCGGCTTTTGGTGTGCTTACTCTGCCTGCAAGATCTGAAACTGCGGCTTCGAGAGAATCGAACTTCTTTGGAGGGTTCTGGAGAGCCTTTCTCATGCCTTCCCTGACAACCCATACACCCAGGGGAGCCCAGTAGTCCGGAGTTATTTCCCTGAGTACGAAGATCGAAGCCTGCCTTTTAATTTTCTTAAGGTATTCAAGTACAGGCAGTCTTGCAGCATAATAGCCCCCAGCAAGGGGAGAATATCCTTTCTTACCGTCATAACCTTCACTGTCTTCGGCAATCCAGCTTGACTCTCCAGACCAGACTGTTTTTGGGAGCCAGATTTCAATGAGCTCAAAGGAATAAGCCCGTGGGAGGATAAGGACCTCAAAATGATTTCCGAAATGAGTCCCGCTAAAAAGCTGGATTTCTGAAATCCAGGGAAAATCCTTTATACGGTCTGCAAATTCCTTTCCAGCCATATCATCAACAGCTGTAATTGACCAGCGTGTTGGCACGATTTTTCGTGCTTTTCCGAGCAGGCCAATGGAAAGCAAGCGCGTGATATGTTCAGCCGGGATATCTCCTTTATAGAGTTCAAGCACAGCGTCTTTCGCCAGCGCATCAGTGTCGTAGACAAGGTAATCAACTTTTTTAGGGACTTTTGGGTTTTCGGCAATCTCAAAGTTTTTTACAAGCCCTGAGGGTCCCATAGGTGTGAGCACTGCATCGAATTTGAGTTCCTGTTTAGGGGCTTTGAAAAACCAGGCTTCGGTATCTACGGGCTTTCTGGAGAGGGCAAGTTCCTGAGCCTTTACAAGGAGAGGATTTTCTTTGCCTAGAGCTTCTTTTACGTGGAAGTTTGTGTTTGCCCTGATCATGCGGGAACGAAGGGAAATAATGTCTTCAATCTGCATGTTTGCCCAGGTTGAGGGTTCTTCAAAAATAGAAGCTTCACTCTCCTTTGCCAGGGGGGGAATGAGCGGGCCTGCCGATACCCTGGGGTAACCATAGCTTCCAACAAAAATAGCTGGGGGAGATGCTCCAAAAACCGAGTTTCCTGAGATTACAGGAGAAATCGATTGTAAGGATTTAAACTTCTCAAGAATTGGGCAGCGGGGACGCCCACAAAGTCCTTTTCCTTTACATTTAATACACAGTGTATCATTCACTTTGGATCCATGTCCTCGCATATGATACAGGGTTTAGCTTCGGGAGCGTTCCTGTATAGCCAGCCGGATTTCTGAACAAAACTGCAAATTTCGCACATGCCTTTTGCTTTCTCCTGAGAGGATAGACCTCGACTTAGAAGCACTGATGCAAACTTCCGGATTTCACTCTGGGTCTCCTCGGAAAAACCAACTTCAGCACCGCGTTTCTCACTAACGTACTGGGATACCGCAGCCCTTGAGAGTTCCAGGATATCCGCTACGTCCTGCTGCGTGCACCCGTACTCAAAAATCATTGTTCTGGAGAGCTCTGCCCGAATTGCAGGCAAGACTTTCTGTACCATAACTTCACATGTTGTTTTCATGGGAGACCGACACCGGATAAGTCAGGTAAATTTTAAGATATTATATCTCTTATAACCTTTCATATATCTGTATATTTTTATTTTTCGGGTAGAGCATGTCTCCCTTAATTATAGAAAATGCATGCTATCGAAAAATATGTGAAAATATATTAGTTCCGAGCCTGAAAATCCTTTCTATTCTGCAGACCCGGTTTATCCTTAGAAGCGTCAGAGTTTAGTTTTTAATCTGTTCAGCAGAGAAACCCTTTTCCATGAGGACTTCTTTCATGCGGGCCAGGTGATTACCCTGAAGTTCCACAGTATTTCCTTTTACCGTACCGCCGCATGCAAACTTTGATTTAAGATAAGTGGACAGTTCGTGAAGGTCAATTTCACTTGCGTCGAAACCTTCTACAACGGTAACTTCTTTTCCGTATCTTCTTCTGTTGACTTTTACAGTAATTCTCTGTTGCTCTTTTGCAACCTCTTCGCAAATGCAAAGTTCTTTTGGAAGCCCGCATACCGGGCACATTCCGCTACTCATTTGTTGGTATGTCCTCCGAATTTGTAATCATAGTATATGTGCATCAAAAAATAACTGAATAGATATAAAGTACTTATCAATGATGGTATTAAAGCCTAATGGTATTTTTAAGGCACTTTACGCTGAATTTCAGTAAATAACAAGGATTCACGAAAGCGTGAAAAAACAGCCAGAGCTTTTATAATTTTATATAACATTGTGTTCGTATGTAAGTAGAATTTAACAATAAATTTATTATTGAATAGTATATATCGTAAGCGAAAAAGCTGGAGTTATAGGAGAGTTCCATATGTTAGGGACGAATCCAGGCTGAAAAAGTTTAAAGGTCGAAGAAGCTAAAAAGGTTAAAAAGCCTAAAAAGCTGGAGAATCCTGAAATTCTGTCTTTGCTGGGAAGAACTTCTATTTCCTGGCAAGAAGTTAAATATATCTTGAACCCCATCTCTTTCTCTATTCTGTAAACACATGTATGTACTTCTATTATATAAATATGATCACATAAAAACGTTGAATAACCTGATTCACTTTTGGGGGCTTTAAATGAATGATTTGAACGAGTTAATAGGTTTTGTGAACGGAAACAGTATAAGGCAAAAAGTACTCTCTTTACTCTCCTCAAAAGGAGAAATGGAAGGGAAAAGAATATCAAAAACTATGCGAGTTGCACATCCCACCGTCGCAAAAACACTAGAAGAACTTGAGCAGAAAGAATTAATCACAAAAAAAGGTGAAACATACTCCCTGACCGAATCAGGAGTAAAAGTAGAAAAAATAATCCAGCAAATTTAATAAAAATCCGCTAATAGAACCAGTTAATCTGTCACCAGTAAAGCAGTAGTATTTTTATCTTTTCCTTTTATATTAAATACTGAATTTTTTTACTCAGGAGCTATCCAGTATCTTCCCACAACTAATTTTTGAATTACTTCTTACATATTTACATTCATTAATTCAGATTTCATTGAAAGTCCGGGAGCCTGAAAGCTCATCATAATTTACAACTGAAGGAAATTATAAGGATCGGAAAGTTTCTGTTTCATAAATTATCCCCTTAAGCCGCAATCGCTATGCAGAAACCGTTGCGCCGAAACCCTTTTACGAAAAGGCTTGACCGCAAACTTTTTAGAAAAAAGTTTGATCAAAAACCGGCATGATGGCGTGATAAACCGGCGCAACGGTTTCGCTCAAGCCTTTTTTGAAAAGGCTTGTGATCAAAATTTTTCTTAAAAAGTTTGTGTTTATCACGCCAGATAGGGTTAGGGGATAAGGTTATCAAATCCAAAAGTTCGCTGTTTTCGCTCAAGCCTTTTTTGAAAAGGCTTGTGATCAAACTTTTTCTCAAAAAATTTGCGCTCAAGCCTTTTTGAAAATGGCTTGTGAAAAGGGCACCATCCTCCCGAGACAGGACTCTGGCGAGATAGGACTCAGGAGTCAGAAATATTTATCTAATCCTTATCCCTTTATGTCGCCATAGGCTGTTAGCGCTAATACTAAAGATTCTGGATTTAAAAAAAATAACCTATTAAAAACAAGATTTCAGTATCCAAAAAGGATTAGCATCAGAGGCAAGGCAATGTTACCTGAAGAAGATCTTAAGATTATTAAAAAAGAACTCGGGCGAGAGCCCACCCTGGTAGAACAGGGCTGCTTTTTAAACTTATGGAGCGAACACTGTTCTTACCGCTCAAGCGCTCCTCTCCTGAAAACTTTTACTACGACTGGCAAGAACGTAATTATCGGTCCAGGAGACGATGCTGCAGTTATTAGATTCGAGGATGGATACGTACTTGCCATAGGCATGGAAAGCCATAATCACCCCTCATATGTCGATCCCTATAATGGGGCTGCTACCGGTATTGGAGGTATTGTAAGGGACATAATCTCTATGGGAGCCCGCCCTATCGCTCTCATGGATCCTCTCTATTTTGGGCCTCTTGACACTCCGAAAAATCTATTCCTTTTCGAGCAGATAATTAAGGGAACTGCAAGCTATGGAAACTGCATAGGAGTGCCTGTGGTCAATGGTGAGACTTTCTTTGACAGAAAATACAGTGGAAACCCTCTTGTAAATGTGGTTGCAGTAGGGCTCTGCAAGGAAGAAGAAATTATAACTGGACGCTCCCAGAAAGCCGGAAACAAACTCGTGCTCGTAGGTTCAAGCACAGGAAGAGACGGGCTTGGAGGAGCTTCCTTTGCCTCCAGGGATCTTTCCGAATCAGCCGAAGCTGAGGATCGACCAAGTGTCCAGGTAGGAGATCCCTATACTGAGAAGCTTGTAATTGAAATGACGCTGGAAGCTATGAAGGAGGGATATATAAAATCCTGCAAGGACCTTGGAGCTGCCGGCTTAGGAGGGGCGAGCTCGGAACTGGCTGCAAAAGGTGGACTTGGAGCCCGGATCATTACAGACGCCGTGCCGCAACGCGAACCCAATATGAATGCTTATGAAATCCTGCTTGCGGAATCTCAGGAACGCATGCTCTTTGAGGTAGCTCCTGAAGACGTCGAAGCCGTACTTGCTCTGGTAGCAAAATACGACCTTAACGGAGCTGTAGTAGGACACCTGACAGAAGAACCAAACTATACAGTTGAGTTTAAAGGGGAAATTGTTGCCGATATACCAATAGCTTTACTGACAGGCGGCGCTCCGACCTGCGAGAAACCCTCAGTAATTCCTATTTCCCAGGTTGAGGAGAGTAAAGCACCAGAAACTCCGAAAGACCTGAAAGCAGCTTTCCTAAAAGTCCTATCTTCCTATAATATTGCCTCAAAAGAATGGATTTACAGGCAGTATGACCATGAGGTTCAGTTGAGAACAATTGCCAAACCCGGAGAAGATTCTGGTGTGCTCAGGATTACAGATAAAAAAGGAATTGCACTTTCCTGCGGCTGCCAGCCAAGAGCTACCCTTCTTGACCCCTACAACGGAGGAAAGACCGCAATTGTGGAAAACGCCATGAACCTTGCAGTAAAAGGTGCAGATGGGCTTGCAATTGTAAACTGCCTGAACTTCGGAAACCCCGACCGTCCGGAAATCTACTGGCAATTTAAAAACGCCGTGCTCGGTCTTGGGGATGGAGCCAGGGAACTCTCGATCCCTGTCGTTGGGGGAAATGTCTCTCTATATAATGAAAGCGATGAGTTCAGGACTGCAATTCTCCCAACTCCCTCGATTGGAATGATAGGTAAAGTTGACCTTGAAACTCCACTTCCTTCAGGCTTCTTTGCGGCATCCGGAGACACCATTATCCTGGTAGGAGAAACAACTGCCGACATGGGAGGTTCCGAATATTATGCTTGTTTTGGAGCCCAGAATGCCGGAAAAGTTCCCCCTGTCCCGATAAACTCCCCGGAGATAATAAAAGCCATAATTGAAGCTGTAAAGAGTGGAAAACTAAACTCGGCACATGACCTTTCCCTTGGAGGAATTGCTGCAGGGCTTGCAAGGATGTGCAGAGACCTCGGCGCAGAAGTAGACCTGAGTGAGGTTGCAGAAGTTAAAGCTGATGAACTGCTATTCTCAGAAGCTCCTGCACGGGCTTTGCTTGCTACAAACGAGCCGGAAGCTGTACTGGAGATCCTCAAAGATGTGCCCCACATCATAATCGGTAAGGTAGGAGGCAATTCACTTAGGATTAAAGGAAAAGATTTTGAGATTTCCTTTTCCTTCAAAGAGATCTCCGATGCTTACGGCAGCCTTACAAGATTTATGATGGGCTGATCCTCCCGAGTCTTGTCTCGCCCGAGTTCCGCTTCGGGATCACAG
This region of Methanosarcina flavescens genomic DNA includes:
- a CDS encoding Nre family DNA repair protein, which translates into the protein MNDTLCIKCKGKGLCGRPRCPILEKFKSLQSISPVISGNSVFGASPPAIFVGSYGYPRVSAGPLIPPLAKESEASIFEEPSTWANMQIEDIISLRSRMIRANTNFHVKEALGKENPLLVKAQELALSRKPVDTEAWFFKAPKQELKFDAVLTPMGPSGLVKNFEIAENPKVPKKVDYLVYDTDALAKDAVLELYKGDIPAEHITRLLSIGLLGKARKIVPTRWSITAVDDMAGKEFADRIKDFPWISEIQLFSGTHFGNHFEVLILPRAYSFELIEIWLPKTVWSGESSWIAEDSEGYDGKKGYSPLAGGYYAARLPVLEYLKKIKRQASIFVLREITPDYWAPLGVWVVREGMRKALQNPPKKFDSLEAAVSDLAGRVSTPKAEWIQQAKLLSDFRFQTTLDFFFKG
- a CDS encoding transcriptional regulator; the protein is MKTTCEVMVQKVLPAIRAELSRTMIFEYGCTQQDVADILELSRAAVSQYVSEKRGAEVGFSEETQSEIRKFASVLLSRGLSSQEKAKGMCEICSFVQKSGWLYRNAPEAKPCIICEDMDPK
- the yciH gene encoding stress response translation initiation inhibitor YciH; this translates as MSSGMCPVCGLPKELCICEEVAKEQQRITVKVNRRRYGKEVTVVEGFDASEIDLHELSTYLKSKFACGGTVKGNTVELQGNHLARMKEVLMEKGFSAEQIKN
- a CDS encoding winged helix-turn-helix domain-containing protein; the encoded protein is MNDLNELIGFVNGNSIRQKVLSLLSSKGEMEGKRISKTMRVAHPTVAKTLEELEQKELITKKGETYSLTESGVKVEKIIQQI
- the purL gene encoding phosphoribosylformylglycinamidine synthase subunit PurL, whose translation is MRGKAMLPEEDLKIIKKELGREPTLVEQGCFLNLWSEHCSYRSSAPLLKTFTTTGKNVIIGPGDDAAVIRFEDGYVLAIGMESHNHPSYVDPYNGAATGIGGIVRDIISMGARPIALMDPLYFGPLDTPKNLFLFEQIIKGTASYGNCIGVPVVNGETFFDRKYSGNPLVNVVAVGLCKEEEIITGRSQKAGNKLVLVGSSTGRDGLGGASFASRDLSESAEAEDRPSVQVGDPYTEKLVIEMTLEAMKEGYIKSCKDLGAAGLGGASSELAAKGGLGARIITDAVPQREPNMNAYEILLAESQERMLFEVAPEDVEAVLALVAKYDLNGAVVGHLTEEPNYTVEFKGEIVADIPIALLTGGAPTCEKPSVIPISQVEESKAPETPKDLKAAFLKVLSSYNIASKEWIYRQYDHEVQLRTIAKPGEDSGVLRITDKKGIALSCGCQPRATLLDPYNGGKTAIVENAMNLAVKGADGLAIVNCLNFGNPDRPEIYWQFKNAVLGLGDGARELSIPVVGGNVSLYNESDEFRTAILPTPSIGMIGKVDLETPLPSGFFAASGDTIILVGETTADMGGSEYYACFGAQNAGKVPPVPINSPEIIKAIIEAVKSGKLNSAHDLSLGGIAAGLARMCRDLGAEVDLSEVAEVKADELLFSEAPARALLATNEPEAVLEILKDVPHIIIGKVGGNSLRIKGKDFEISFSFKEISDAYGSLTRFMMG